Sequence from the Tolypothrix sp. NIES-4075 genome:
CTTATTAGTGCCTTTGGAATTGATCGAGAGCCAATTCTGCAAACGGATCGAGAATTATATTTCCAAGTAGAAGAAATGGTGATTGGCTCTGGCATAGCTTATACTATTCTGCGCCCCAGTTGGTTTAATCAAAACTTCATTTCGCCCGTATTTTTTGGTCCACAAGTTCAGCAAGGTATTCTCGGTTTACCAGTCGGAGAAGGAAGGGCTGGATGGATAGACTCTAGGGACATTGCTGCTGTAGCTGCGACAGTTCTCACCCAGACAGGTCATGAGAACAAAATCTACAACTTGACTGGTCCGGAATCACTGACTACTAGTGAGTTAACCGCTATTCTTTCTAGGGCTGCGGATAGAGAAATAGAATTCATAGACGTTTCTGAAGAGTCTTATGCCCAAATGCTGAGGCATTTTGGTCTTGATGAATTACCAATACAAAGGTTACTTGACATAATGAGAAAGTGGAAGATTGGATCTCACAATATCGTCACACAAGATGTTGAAAAAGTAACAGGCAAAAAGCCCATTTTTTTTAAGGAATTTGCAATAGCTCATGCTCACTTACTACGACAATTAAATCTTCAAGAGGCATGAAGTTCTCAAAAAACCGCTGTATTCCTATATGTGTAAATTTATAGCGGTTTTAACTTGCATTAAATACACTTTTTGTGGAGTAAGCATCTTACCACTCAGAGCCTAAAATGGTCTTTTTGCCCATCTCACAATAAACCAGCATTGTTATGTATTTGATTGATGCTATATTGCAAGTTTTACTTTGTCGTACGGGTTGTTTTTTTAGCTAAAAAAGCTGTGTATATATTATCAAGTATACAAGGGGTAACAAATGAACACTATTTTTGAAAAAGTTGAAATGCCAAAGTCAACTCAATCAAAAACGCAAGACAATAAAGGAGCGATAAATTTTCCTGCCAGCTGGTATGTTGCTATGCACTCCCAGGATTTGGGTAAAAAGCCAATGGCAATAGAGTTATTTGGTCAGTCCTTAGTAGCTTGGCGAGATCAAAATAATCATCCAGTCATTATGGAACCTTACTGCTCGCACAAGGGCGCTAATCTGGCTATTGGTAAGGTAATAGATGGTTGTATTCAATGCCCTTTTCATCACTGGCGCTATGACTCCTCTGGGAAATGTGTTTTCATACCTGAGGTAGACCACATTCCCCCAATGGCTCGTCAAGCTACTTATATTACTGTCGAAAGATATGGTTGCGTTTGGGTATGGTATGGTTCTAAAACTCCTCTGTTCCCTCTGCTTGAGTTTCCAGCAGCTGAAGATGAGAAAGATAACTATATATTTACACCTCAAGTTATAAGAATCAACACACCGCTGCAAGAAGCAATTGAAAACTTAGTTGATTATTCTCATTTAAAAACAGTACATGAAATGAAGTTTTCTGCTCCTCTTCAAATCACTCTACTTCACGAGCATAACTCGATACAACAGAACGAAACAGTTATTCAAAAAGATGCTTGGTTTGGATTTAATGCTAAATTCCCACTCTACAAAAGAGGGGGGATAATAGGTGCATTAAGTCGAGCTTTAGGGCTTGTTTCTGAGTTTTCGGTAATACGAGTAGATAGTTGGCCAAGCGGATTTACATCTCTTAATTTAATGGATGAGAAGGTGATATATGCATTGATATCTAGCTTCATTCCAGTGAATGAAAACAAGACCAATATGATAAGCTGGATAATGTACAAGAAAACTGGTAACTTTTTACTAGATAGGTTTTACGCCGCTCTTATCGCTTGGCGAATTCAAGCTACCGTAGTTCAGGATATACCTATTTGGAATACCATGAAGCCAAGTGCAGGCAAGGTTCATGTCAAGGATGACTGGTTACTCTTAAAGTTCAGAAATTTTTATCAAATGTGGGTTGATAAAGTCGAATAGTGCAGTTTAAAAACTGAGGCTTGCACTATAAATGACCAAAACACGTTATGGGGTTGCAGGTTTAGGGTGTAGGTTCAAAACGAAATGCCCATACCCTAAAAGGTACAAGCCCCTATTTTTAAATATGGAAAAAGGAAAAAGATGTGTTTCGATCCGACGTAGTACGAGAAACACGGTGTCCTTCTTTGAAACCCTTGATTTTAATTATGGGGTTCACCACACCCTACACCCTAAACCTGCAACCCCCTTCATCTAACACTCTCAAATTCAGGAAGGCTGTTTCACAGCGCAAACATAATGCACTCTTCTAAGAAAAAATTCTGAGGGTGAATGAAAAGTTCTTCCAAAGAATTATCGGTTTTGATTAAGTTTTGCGAACCTGGATCTATCTTCGCGATCAACATGGCTCTTTGTTGAGTCTTGGACAATCTTAGAATTTTGGAAAAATAACCAAGTTTCTGATACAAACATAAACATAATTTTACGGAGAAAATACTGTATGTCTACTCTACCCAAGTTCACACAAGTGCTTGTTATTGGTGGTGGTCCAGCTGGATCTACTACTGCCACTCTCCTAGCCCGTGAAGGTTTTGATGTGACGTTGATGGAGAAGGCAGTAGGACCACGCTACCACATCGGAGAATCCCTTTTGCCCTCCTCTATGGAAATATTAGAGCTAACAAACGCAAAAGAAAAAGTGGAAGCTTATGGTTTCCAGCGCAAAGAAGGAGCATACTTCGAGTGGGGAACTGACAAATGGAGTTTCGATTTTGGACAACTAAACGGAAAGCAAAAGTATAGTTATCACGTTCGTCGTGCTGATTTTGACAAGCTGCTTTTGGATCACGCAACCAGCCAAGGAGTGAAAGTCTTTGAGGGGACCGAAGTGCGTGAATTATCTTTCAATGGAGCCAGACCTCAGAGTGCTATTTGGTCACAGAATTCTGGAGATAATAGTTCTGGAGAGATATCTTTTGACATTCTAGTTGATGCGTCAGGTCGTGCAGGTGTAATGGCGACACGCTACCTCAAGAACCGTCAGCAAAATCAAGTTTTTCAAAACATTGCTGTTTGGGGATACTGGAAGGGCGCTGGCAAATTGACGGAAGCTCCGGCAGGTGCCTTCGTTGGTGGCTCTACCGAGGATGGCTGGCTATGGGGAATCCCACTTCATGACGGTACACTGAGCGTGGGTGTAGTGATGCACAAAGAGAGCTATAAGGCAAGACGTTCTACGAGTTTAGAGGAGTTTTACTTAGGCGCGATCGCTGAGTCCCCATTAATGACGAAGCTTCTTACCCAAGCCGAGTTAGTATCCTCAGTGCAGGCTGAACAAGACTACTCTTACGCTGCTGAAAACTTCTGTGGACCTGGCTACTTCCTGATCGGAGATGCCGCCTGTTTCCTAGATCCTCTGCTCTCAACGGGGGTACACCTTGCTAACCTTAGTGCATTATTGGCATCAGCAAGTATAACAAGTCTGCTACGTAATGAAGTCTCAGAGAACCAAGCAATATCTTTTTACGAAAAGAGCTATCGACAAGCTTATCTGCGCTTCTTGTCGTTGGTGTCATTCTTCTACGATAAGAAACGCGGTACGGAGGCATACTATGAAGAAGCTCAGGAACTGGCTCACAATGATTACAGAGACTCTGCTCCTAAC
This genomic interval carries:
- a CDS encoding SDR family oxidoreductase; the encoded protein is MAHQIKDMSSQPIIVVSGATGTTGKYLVRLLSQVKDVKVRAAVHSLKKARELPENVEVVQMDYAQPETVVSAFAGATKLYLLPPSDADHDRSKIAPIMMEAAKKIGIQYIVLISAFGIDREPILQTDRELYFQVEEMVIGSGIAYTILRPSWFNQNFISPVFFGPQVQQGILGLPVGEGRAGWIDSRDIAAVAATVLTQTGHENKIYNLTGPESLTTSELTAILSRAADREIEFIDVSEESYAQMLRHFGLDELPIQRLLDIMRKWKIGSHNIVTQDVEKVTGKKPIFFKEFAIAHAHLLRQLNLQEA
- a CDS encoding aromatic ring-hydroxylating dioxygenase subunit alpha, which gives rise to MNTIFEKVEMPKSTQSKTQDNKGAINFPASWYVAMHSQDLGKKPMAIELFGQSLVAWRDQNNHPVIMEPYCSHKGANLAIGKVIDGCIQCPFHHWRYDSSGKCVFIPEVDHIPPMARQATYITVERYGCVWVWYGSKTPLFPLLEFPAAEDEKDNYIFTPQVIRINTPLQEAIENLVDYSHLKTVHEMKFSAPLQITLLHEHNSIQQNETVIQKDAWFGFNAKFPLYKRGGIIGALSRALGLVSEFSVIRVDSWPSGFTSLNLMDEKVIYALISSFIPVNENKTNMISWIMYKKTGNFLLDRFYAALIAWRIQATVVQDIPIWNTMKPSAGKVHVKDDWLLLKFRNFYQMWVDKVE
- a CDS encoding NAD(P)/FAD-dependent oxidoreductase: MSTLPKFTQVLVIGGGPAGSTTATLLAREGFDVTLMEKAVGPRYHIGESLLPSSMEILELTNAKEKVEAYGFQRKEGAYFEWGTDKWSFDFGQLNGKQKYSYHVRRADFDKLLLDHATSQGVKVFEGTEVRELSFNGARPQSAIWSQNSGDNSSGEISFDILVDASGRAGVMATRYLKNRQQNQVFQNIAVWGYWKGAGKLTEAPAGAFVGGSTEDGWLWGIPLHDGTLSVGVVMHKESYKARRSTSLEEFYLGAIAESPLMTKLLTQAELVSSVQAEQDYSYAAENFCGPGYFLIGDAACFLDPLLSTGVHLANLSALLASASITSLLRNEVSENQAISFYEKSYRQAYLRFLSLVSFFYDKKRGTEAYYEEAQELAHNDYRDSAPNTAFVNLVSGMEDLTEAQNGIDNLVIEKISQRAARSLSLEQVQEDLDGEKMDTQIMNVMEGMYTFSKDLSVEAAIDGFYVVTRPRLGLGRVSEKVEESAQKRLADSNAPSPSIR